In Malus sylvestris chromosome 2, drMalSylv7.2, whole genome shotgun sequence, the genomic stretch ATATAGATGATAGTGACTCCTTACTAACGATTGACTTGAAAAGATACCGTGTCGTGGGCACTAGGGaatttgcatttgatttcaaAATCTATAGAAATACATAATTTTGGAGCTTTCTGATCCAAAGAATCCTTATCCAATAGTCCAGTGGACATTGTGTGTCTAGGTAACAACTTTCTAAGCCATGACTAAGAGTTCATAAGCAATCAAAAGACTTGCATGTCACGGTTTCATTGCCCCTTGCTCTTTGTCCTACCACGCTTGCATGAGGTAGGCAGAGAGAAAAGTGCAAAGAAACCAAGTAACACATGATGAGATAGGCAGAGAGAAAGGGGGTAATGAAACCGCGTCAGGTGAGTTTCTCTCCTACGGCTTAGGGTGGATACACAACATTCATTAGACAATGCACAAGAAAAACATAAGCACAATTATCCTTACATTTACATTGCAAAAGTATACCTAAATGACATTACTCTCAGTCTCAGGGAACAAGTTAATGTATTTGTGAGATAACATTGTACTTGAATTGtccggaatttttttttatttttttattttttccaataATAACAGAACTAATTAGGAATTTGGATTCACAACTTGCCAGTGTATTTGTGTCGGAATTAACGAAAAAAGAGAGATAAAGGTTCTATACAGTCGATTCTACGTCGAAAACCATAtacaaagaaaaatcaaagtcaCAAACCAGGTAACATGTATCTGTGGAAAGAGGTTCAGTATCATGTAAGGCAACAGCATCTTCATCGTATGCATATTACAGGGTTTCCGTCCTGACCATAGTAACCGATACATCCTTCAATTTACCTCCAACATACATATTTCGAATTCCATCCGACAATCCAAGCACGTAAGATCAACACACTAATCCTGGTCACCTCCTGTCTTGCCTATATCATTATCATAAACAGCAGAGCTTGACTTGCGACTACTCTGTACATTTTAACCCAGTTAAATATACCTGGGATTGAATTACTGTCCTCCCAATCTTAAAACCCGGAACCACTGTAAACCCAACTTTCGTCCTGGCTTTACCTGGTAACAACAATCTCCTAGTGACATCTTCCATAAAAACCATCGAAAAATCTACACCTCTTTCCACTTGGAATATCTCAACTGCCGGATCAAAAGAATATGCCAACTTTTGGAGCATCCATATGGAACTCGCCATGCTAATGAATGATTCATAGAATACACTCAGAGACCTCCATGAACTCAACACAACTTGGTTTTGATCCAGATTACTAAAGATTGAAGATTCCATAGTGGGGTGGATGATCTCTTGATACTTGCTCTCACAAAATCTGGAAAACTCACAATTTTGATTCCTACTTAACAACTCCATTGGATTGCTCGACGCATGCTCAAGCAACTGCTTGAGAGAAGCATTTTTCTTATCCACATCCGGACCGTGCCCATTACATGAAACTTCTTCCTCATCCAAACCAAAGCCTTTCGAATCGAAACCTTTGAACATTCCCAAATAAACATATGACAAGAAAGTGTACCGATTATGCGCTCTTTTAACATAATCAACATCCGGATGAACCAAATTAGCAGCCAAATCTAAATCCCACTCAGCTTTCTCCATCAAAGTTATCAAAATCTTAGTCAATCTGCGTGTTAATCTACAAGCATCATGCAAAAATGAATCGAAAACTCTAACTGACAACAAAACTTCACAAGACGAATTCAAAGTAGCGGATAACCTCTTAGACAAATTCACATTAGACTTTTGAATCTCACCCAATTTTTTCCGCAGGCCCGTAACTTCATTGTCCCTTTGATCTATCTCTGTCTGCAAGCTGTTCGACATTGTTCCCAAAGTCCTGAGCTTGCTCTGATTCTCCTGCACCTGAGCTTCCAAGCAGGACCCGATTGGCAAATTAGAACTCGAATCCCAACTCGTACAAAAATATCTGTAAAACTGCTTGAATTCCGAGAGCCTCTGGAGGTGAGAGACGAGAGCTCGATCAGCCGCGGTCACATTTTCTTCCACAAAGGGCACATGGGCAGTCTGCAATTGCAGGTAAGAAGCTTCAAACGACGAAACAGTGGCAAAAATGGACGAAATCAGAGTTTGGGTCATCTGGGTATTCATGGGTCGTATCCGGGTCCGGCTCAAAGGCTTCGAAACCGCCAAAACCTCCGATTTTTTCAGCTGGGTCTCGCTCGAAATCTGCTTTTCCGGCGTCACCTCTATCTCCGGAGCGTTGCAGTTCGCCGCCGCCGTGTCCGGTTTAATAACGACGACCTTCTGGTCCGTGATGACCTCTTCGGCAGAGTCGAGCAGCGCGAAGCTGTCGGCGTCGTCGGCTTCCTCCTCGGCGAAGAACTCGAACGTCTTGGTCTTGAAAGCCAGAGcgaatttctgaaacatttcggAGATTTGTGGAGGCTTCGACGTGCCGTCGTCCATTTCAGACattttttctcttctctctgtTTGTTGGTTGCTTGATTTCAGATAAAATTGAATCGAAAGTTTCAATATTCTGGAAGCAAATAAT encodes the following:
- the LOC126604539 gene encoding protein GRAVITROPIC IN THE LIGHT 1-like — encoded protein: MSEMDDGTSKPPQISEMFQKFALAFKTKTFEFFAEEEADDADSFALLDSAEEVITDQKVVVIKPDTAAANCNAPEIEVTPEKQISSETQLKKSEVLAVSKPLSRTRIRPMNTQMTQTLISSIFATVSSFEASYLQLQTAHVPFVEENVTAADRALVSHLQRLSEFKQFYRYFCTSWDSSSNLPIGSCLEAQVQENQSKLRTLGTMSNSLQTEIDQRDNEVTGLRKKLGEIQKSNVNLSKRLSATLNSSCEVLLSVRVFDSFLHDACRLTRRLTKILITLMEKAEWDLDLAANLVHPDVDYVKRAHNRYTFLSYVYLGMFKGFDSKGFGLDEEEVSCNGHGPDVDKKNASLKQLLEHASSNPMELLSRNQNCEFSRFCESKYQEIIHPTMESSIFSNLDQNQVVLSSWRSLSVFYESFISMASSIWMLQKLAYSFDPAVEIFQVERGVDFSMVFMEDVTRRLLLPGKARTKVGFTVVPGFKIGRTVIQSQVYLTGLKCTE